Proteins from one Sabethes cyaneus chromosome 2, idSabCyanKW18_F2, whole genome shotgun sequence genomic window:
- the LOC128737671 gene encoding uncharacterized protein LOC128737671, giving the protein MSRTFVLLLVATSSASALSGCGQPTKHYSTMGCTPSSETNAQGCPVSYDCPNLTNRKSDACYLFGKVFAPNEKVPHSETASACIANVNCVSDGTSKAHFIHTHEDCADFLKPRSELCVRQYKLGQCCSSGDVCGDDRKTLVQCNVSGQSYYEGERLAIPGNPCRNCICAAGFDEENLSNYEHCIEDRCTFEVLGKTDGGAIPVYKDGSCCPWDWRLPAATDKLVKSAIASSDSSLQCKYGEIIMHVGDSLEPITTLEGTYTCSCAIPPLAYCRFVEAVGN; this is encoded by the exons ATGAGCAGAACGTTTGTACTACTTCTCGTAGCTACTAGCTCGG CATCCGCCTTGTCAGGATGTGGCCAGCCGACAAAACACTATTCTACGATGGGATGTACTCCCAGCAGCGAAACGAACGCCCAAGGTTGTCCCGTTAGCTACGACTGTCCGAACTTGACGAATCGCAAATCCGATGCTTGCTATCTGTTTGGCAAGGTCTTTGCTCCAAATGAAAAGGTTCCACACTCGGAAACTGCGTCCGCATGCATTGCTAATGTAAACTGCGTTAG CGATGGAACTTCAAAAGCTCACTTCATCCACACTCATGAAGATTGCGCAGATTTTCTTAAACCTCGTAGCGAGCTGTGCGTTCGACAGTACAAGCTTGGACAATGTTGTTCGTCGGGGGATGTTTGCGGTGATGATCGTAAGACCTTGGTACAGTGTAATGTTTCAGGCCAATCCTACTACGAAGGTGAGCGACTCGCAATACCCGGTAATCCTTGCCGGAATTGCATATGTGCTGCAGGCTTTGATGAGGAAAATCTTTCCAATTATGAACACTGCATCGAAGATAGATGTACCTTTGAAGTTCTCGGGAAAACAGATGGTGGCGCCATTCCCGTGTACAAAGACGGCTCCTGTTGTCCTTGGGACTGGAGATTGC CTGCTGCTACCGATAAGTTGGTAAAAAGTGCCATTGCTTCGAGTGATTCCAGCCTTCAGTGCAAGTATGGAGAAATTATAATGCATGTAGGAGATTCCCTGGAACCAATTACCACACTAGAAGGAACATACACGTGTAGCTGTGCTATTCCTCCACTCGCGTACTGCAGGTTTGTGGAGGCGGTTGGTAATTGA
- the LOC128737575 gene encoding uncharacterized protein LOC128737575 codes for MLTETDQKNDEQVQKHKGIPMPIQQNIHFKSTTEYTDSLMASNYNKLQMQLNTRYISQICCPRRIRVSLPHVRMRPYFVPQRSRTKSENSDTSSLMNLETIPATDAVRPSLNCSLMMETCDPSFSQMDTSNQQHQQQMASMPEKRNTLVKSKSLENLAQAARSVDGSQPSHEMEFVSSRIQKLKVQE; via the exons ATGCTGACAGAAACCGATCAGAAGAACGACGAACAAGTGCAAAAACATAAGGGTATTCCAATGCCTATACAACAGAACATTCACTTCAAAAGCACAACCGAATACACCGACAGCCTTATGGCGAGCAATTATAATAAGCTCCAAATGCAACTCAACACTCGCTATATATCACAA ATTTGCTGCCCTCGCAGGATTCGCGTTTCACTGCCGCATGTTCGGATGCGACCGTATTTCGTGCCGCAGCGCTCACGGACTAAAAGCGAAAACTCCGACACATCGAGCCTGATGAATTTGGAAACCATTCCTGCCACCGACGCCGTCCGGCCTAGCCTAAACTGCAGCCTCATGATGGAGACCTGTGATCCATCATTTTCGCAGATGGACACTTCAAATCAACAGCACCAACAACAGATGGCAAGCATGCCGGAAAAGCGCAATACTTTGGTGAAATCAAAATCGTTAGAAAATTTGGCACAGGCTGCAAGGTCGGTGGACGGGTCACAGCCTTCGCATGAAATGGAATTCGTGTCTAGTCGTATCCAAAAATTGAAGGTGCAAGAATAG